A genomic stretch from Desulfohalobium retbaense DSM 5692 includes:
- a CDS encoding transposase → MARGFIKGHRDQLYLLPPSIDDWISKNHSVRLIDSCVENIDLSIFYESYSHEGKPPYDPAMMIRILIYAYSKGIRSSRKISALCEEDIAFRWLTGNIIPDHSAICRFRAKHKENFKQLFRETICLAAESGALKIGSLFLDGTKVKGSASLEANRNLEHIKQDIERIVDEAEAVDASEDKQLGEDNRDDVLPPELADPKSRLERLKAAKARLEAEKEAAAKESRDDDDSNGPGAGTGDEKTATGNKEKANITDPDSRIMKTRNGWVQGYNCQGVSDENQFIVANAVTQDCNDAHQLEPMLQAAQGNLSKIETGQNTETFSADAGYWAEKLDISKIESNGPEVIMATRKGWKQRKQNREKSPPRGRIPKGLSQRELMERKLLTQRGQRIYAKRGQTIEAIFGQLKECLGYRNFLLRSLKKVQGEWDLQCAVSNMLKLLRLSGATTSQ, encoded by the coding sequence ATGGCTAGAGGGTTCATTAAAGGGCATCGAGATCAACTCTACCTGTTGCCACCTTCGATTGATGACTGGATATCAAAAAACCACAGTGTCAGGTTGATCGATTCTTGTGTAGAAAATATTGATTTATCAATTTTTTATGAAAGCTACTCTCACGAGGGGAAGCCGCCTTATGACCCTGCTATGATGATTCGTATTCTTATTTATGCATACAGCAAAGGAATACGCTCTTCTCGGAAGATATCTGCTTTATGCGAAGAAGATATTGCTTTCCGGTGGCTTACTGGAAATATAATCCCTGATCATTCTGCTATTTGCCGCTTCCGCGCTAAGCATAAAGAAAATTTTAAGCAGCTTTTCCGAGAAACAATCTGTTTGGCCGCTGAATCCGGTGCGTTAAAAATAGGCAGTCTTTTTCTTGATGGAACTAAGGTGAAAGGCTCGGCTTCCTTGGAAGCCAATCGTAATCTCGAGCATATTAAGCAAGACATTGAACGCATCGTGGACGAAGCTGAGGCAGTCGATGCCAGTGAGGATAAGCAGCTTGGCGAAGATAACCGGGATGATGTTTTGCCCCCTGAGCTTGCTGATCCCAAATCCCGGTTGGAGCGACTCAAGGCTGCCAAGGCCAGGCTGGAAGCTGAAAAAGAGGCTGCGGCGAAAGAGTCTCGAGATGACGACGACTCAAATGGTCCTGGAGCTGGTACCGGTGATGAAAAAACGGCCACTGGCAACAAAGAAAAAGCAAATATCACCGATCCTGACAGCAGAATAATGAAAACACGGAACGGCTGGGTGCAAGGGTATAATTGCCAAGGAGTTTCAGACGAAAATCAGTTTATTGTCGCCAACGCGGTTACTCAAGACTGCAATGACGCCCACCAACTCGAACCAATGCTCCAAGCGGCTCAAGGCAACTTGTCCAAGATAGAGACAGGCCAGAACACCGAAACCTTCTCGGCAGATGCCGGTTACTGGGCTGAGAAACTTGATATTTCAAAGATCGAGAGCAATGGCCCAGAGGTGATTATGGCTACCCGCAAAGGCTGGAAGCAGCGAAAACAAAACCGTGAAAAATCCCCACCTCGAGGGCGGATCCCCAAAGGGTTATCCCAGCGGGAGTTGATGGAACGAAAGCTACTGACCCAAAGAGGCCAGCGGATCTATGCCAAGCGCGGACAAACGATAGAAGCTATTTTCGGTCAACTCAAGGAATGCCTTGGATACAGGAATTTTCTATTGCGTAGCCTCAAAAAAGTTCAGGGTGAATGGGACCTCCAATGTGCAGTGAGCAATATGCTCAAGCTGCTTCGGTTGTCAGGGGCCACCACCAGTCAGTAG
- a CDS encoding DDE-type integrase/transposase/recombinase: protein MSREAHVPFCERLTVRFRWSTHLTYLPSATKGSFFYLYMVMDLYSRKVVAWQVHDREDATLASEVIREACYQEGVAREQLVLHSDNGSPMKGATMLATLQQLGVMPSFSRPHVSNDNPYSESLFKTLKYRPWYPHRPFQCVSEAREWVEGFVQWYNFEHRHSKLEYVTPNERHTGQDKAILANRRAVYQRARQKQPERWSGQTRQWATTVAVTLNKHRTSKAEKSAA, encoded by the coding sequence ATGAGCCGAGAGGCTCACGTACCGTTCTGCGAGAGGCTGACGGTGAGATTCCGTTGGTCTACTCACCTCACGTATTTACCAAGTGCAACCAAGGGCAGCTTTTTCTATCTCTACATGGTCATGGACCTTTACAGCAGAAAAGTCGTAGCCTGGCAGGTGCATGACAGAGAGGATGCGACACTTGCTAGCGAAGTGATTCGCGAAGCTTGCTACCAGGAAGGCGTGGCCCGGGAACAGCTTGTTCTGCACTCGGACAACGGCTCGCCCATGAAAGGGGCCACGATGTTGGCCACCTTGCAGCAACTGGGCGTCATGCCCTCGTTTTCCAGGCCCCACGTTAGCAATGACAACCCCTATTCGGAATCTTTGTTCAAGACCCTGAAATATCGTCCCTGGTATCCCCACAGGCCGTTTCAATGCGTGAGCGAGGCCAGAGAATGGGTAGAAGGCTTTGTGCAGTGGTATAACTTTGAACACCGGCACAGTAAGCTGGAATATGTGACTCCAAACGAGCGGCATACAGGGCAGGACAAAGCCATTCTGGCCAATCGTCGGGCCGTATATCAAAGAGCAAGGCAAAAACAGCCTGAGAGGTGGTCTGGACAGACCAGGCAATGGGCTACGACGGTAGCGGTCACCCTAAATAAACACAGAACCTCTAAAGCGGAAAAGTCTGCAGCCTAG
- the ltrA gene encoding group II intron reverse transcriptase/maturase translates to MNVERRGSIKQLEPSSQLSEAQEEGGGKAKPFNIDKWRLVEAYRRVKANAGSAGVDRQSLEDFEKDLKNNLYKLWNRMSSGSYMPPLVKGVEIPKKSGGTRLLGVPAVSDRIAQMAARLEFEAQVEPHFLPDSYGYRPKKSARQAIDVTRKRCWDQDWVLEFDIKGLFDNIDHDLLMKAVEKHTDNPWVRLYIRRWLKAPMQLESGELVDRDKGTPQGGVISPVLANLFLHYVFDAWLTKHYPRVKWCRYADDGLVHCESEAQARFLLEALRQRFKECGLELHPEKTKIVYCKDGRRTGDYPQTSFDFLGYTFRRRSGRDRRTGQMFLGFMPAASATSMKAMRQKIRKMRIRSHTEISLEEIAARINPVLWGWLEYHGAFYRSEMYRLVRYVNQTLVRWAMRKFKHLRGKKTRAMQVLERVAKLRPYLFAHWKQGMLGAFA, encoded by the coding sequence ATGAACGTGGAGCGAAGGGGCAGCATCAAGCAGCTGGAGCCATCCTCTCAACTGAGCGAGGCTCAGGAGGAAGGGGGTGGAAAGGCAAAACCATTCAACATCGACAAGTGGCGATTGGTCGAGGCGTACCGTCGTGTAAAGGCCAACGCTGGCTCAGCAGGCGTTGATCGCCAATCCTTGGAGGACTTCGAGAAGGACCTCAAGAACAATCTTTACAAACTCTGGAATCGGATGTCCTCGGGAAGCTACATGCCCCCGCTGGTTAAGGGGGTGGAAATCCCGAAGAAATCAGGCGGAACGCGTTTGCTCGGGGTACCTGCGGTCAGCGACCGCATTGCCCAGATGGCGGCCAGGCTGGAATTCGAGGCCCAAGTGGAACCGCATTTCCTGCCGGACTCGTATGGCTACCGGCCCAAGAAGTCGGCCCGACAAGCCATCGATGTCACGCGTAAGCGGTGTTGGGACCAAGATTGGGTGCTGGAATTCGATATCAAGGGCCTGTTCGACAACATAGACCATGATCTGCTGATGAAGGCCGTGGAAAAGCACACCGACAATCCGTGGGTGCGCTTATACATTAGGCGTTGGCTGAAGGCGCCAATGCAATTGGAAAGCGGCGAGTTGGTGGATCGTGACAAGGGCACCCCGCAAGGTGGCGTGATTAGCCCAGTCCTGGCCAACCTATTCCTGCACTATGTCTTTGATGCGTGGTTGACGAAGCATTATCCCCGCGTCAAATGGTGCCGGTACGCTGACGATGGTTTGGTGCATTGCGAAAGCGAGGCCCAAGCTCGTTTCCTTTTGGAAGCGCTTCGTCAGCGATTCAAGGAATGCGGCCTGGAACTGCATCCAGAGAAGACAAAGATTGTTTACTGCAAGGATGGACGACGAACCGGGGACTATCCCCAAACTTCCTTTGACTTTCTGGGTTATACTTTCCGGCGGCGAAGCGGTCGAGACCGTAGAACAGGCCAGATGTTTCTGGGTTTTATGCCGGCGGCAAGCGCAACTTCAATGAAGGCAATGCGTCAGAAGATTCGGAAGATGCGTATTCGGAGTCATACAGAGATATCTCTGGAGGAGATTGCAGCCAGGATCAACCCGGTGTTGTGGGGTTGGTTGGAATATCATGGTGCATTCTACCGTTCGGAGATGTACCGGTTGGTCCGGTATGTTAACCAAACTCTGGTACGTTGGGCGATGCGGAAGTTCAAGCATCTCCGTGGGAAGAAGACCCGGGCCATGCAGGTCTTGGAACGCGTGGCCAAGCTGAGGCCGTACTTGTTTGCTCATTGGAAGCAAGGGATGTTGGGTGCGTTTGCTTGA
- a CDS encoding tetratricopeptide repeat protein: MEKSLRNLFIDFIDKNENSDVDSFFKKMLTLAEESQDPAQVHNIIGKEFFSRGYIEQALIHFEQSVKYDSKEKEYLENLGLSYYSLQMIEKAYSYFYRVYKLDVNDLNAVQNLALLSNEMGFHHQSAFYLEKLLIETSEAGSELLNLYINTLYILDPSFVSEDLLLCV; encoded by the coding sequence ATGGAAAAGAGTTTAAGAAATTTATTTATTGATTTTATTGATAAAAATGAAAATTCAGATGTTGATTCGTTTTTTAAAAAAATGCTTACTTTGGCCGAAGAAAGTCAAGATCCTGCTCAAGTCCACAATATTATTGGTAAGGAGTTTTTCTCGCGAGGCTATATTGAGCAAGCACTTATTCATTTCGAACAATCTGTAAAGTATGATTCAAAAGAAAAAGAATATTTAGAAAATTTAGGGTTATCATATTACAGCTTGCAAATGATAGAAAAGGCTTATAGTTATTTTTATCGCGTTTATAAATTAGATGTAAATGATTTAAATGCTGTTCAAAATTTAGCTTTGTTGTCCAATGAAATGGGTTTTCATCATCAATCAGCATTTTATTTAGAAAAGCTGCTTATAGAAACATCAGAAGCCGGTAGCGAATTGTTGAATTTATATATAAATACATTATATATATTAGATCCGAGTTTTGTTTCTGAGGATTTGCTTCTTTGTGTTTAA
- the ltrA gene encoding group II intron reverse transcriptase/maturase, which produces MLGQSFRELKREATPGVDGLTCAEYEDGLREGLKELHARVHRGSYRAQPSKRIHIPKPDGHKRPIGIAALEDKIVQHAVGKVLSAIYEEDFLGFSYGFRPRRGAHDALDALNVGLTHRKVSWVLDADIQGFFDTISHEWMIRFLEHRIADPRILRLVRKWLRVGVSEDGVWSQTSMGTPQGAVISPILGNIYLHYVLDQWVHHRRRHARGDIIIVRYADDYVLGFQYRHEAERFLTDLKARLDRFGLSLHPEKTRLIEFGRFATESRRKRGQGKPETFDFLGFTHMCGITRIRKRFLVRRKTVKKRLRAALKRVKTILRSRMHDPINDVGEWLQRVLLGYYRYHAVPGNLDAMRAFRDDLVRYWYKVLRRRGQKRRINWRGYGPIVKRWISRPRVMHPYPNERFYAKYPR; this is translated from the coding sequence ATGCTCGGCCAAAGTTTCCGCGAACTGAAGCGAGAAGCAACTCCGGGCGTTGATGGTCTCACCTGTGCAGAATATGAGGATGGCCTCCGCGAAGGGCTGAAAGAATTGCATGCGAGGGTGCATAGGGGTTCGTATCGAGCACAACCCTCAAAGCGAATCCATATTCCGAAACCCGATGGGCACAAACGTCCAATTGGGATCGCGGCGCTGGAAGACAAGATCGTACAGCACGCAGTTGGAAAGGTGCTTTCAGCTATCTACGAAGAGGATTTTCTCGGCTTTTCCTATGGGTTCCGGCCAAGGCGAGGGGCGCATGACGCCCTGGACGCCCTAAATGTCGGATTGACCCACAGGAAGGTGAGCTGGGTGCTTGATGCGGACATTCAGGGATTCTTTGATACCATCTCCCATGAATGGATGATCCGTTTCCTTGAGCACCGGATTGCCGATCCTCGGATACTTCGCTTGGTGCGCAAATGGCTCCGGGTTGGGGTATCGGAGGACGGTGTATGGTCCCAGACAAGTATGGGCACTCCCCAAGGAGCGGTGATCTCGCCGATTCTGGGGAACATCTATCTCCATTACGTCCTGGACCAATGGGTACACCACAGGCGAAGACACGCCCGTGGTGACATAATCATCGTGCGGTATGCCGATGATTATGTCTTGGGATTCCAGTACCGCCACGAAGCAGAGCGCTTCCTCACTGATCTCAAAGCACGACTAGATCGTTTCGGCCTGTCCCTGCATCCTGAAAAGACCCGGCTTATCGAATTCGGTCGATTTGCTACCGAGAGTCGGCGCAAACGGGGACAGGGCAAACCGGAGACATTCGATTTTCTGGGATTTACCCATATGTGTGGGATAACCAGGATACGAAAGAGGTTCCTCGTGCGCCGCAAGACGGTGAAGAAACGGCTACGGGCGGCACTGAAAAGGGTTAAGACGATTCTACGTAGCCGGATGCATGATCCCATCAACGACGTAGGTGAGTGGCTGCAGCGCGTTTTGCTCGGCTATTATAGATACCACGCTGTTCCGGGAAATCTTGATGCTATGAGAGCCTTCCGTGATGATCTCGTCCGCTATTGGTATAAGGTGCTACGGCGACGGGGCCAGAAGCGGCGAATCAACTGGAGGGGCTACGGTCCGATCGTGAAAAGGTGGATATCCAGACCCAGAGTCATGCATCCGTATCCAAACGAGCGTTTCTACGCTAAATACCCGAGGTAG
- a CDS encoding transposase codes for MAQKEKRPKDWTREERLNALLEAAKLSDEELGAWCRQKGLHTHHLEKWRKELAQEQPSAEKATSKQLKKEIKELKSELNRKDKALAETSALLVLKKKADAIWGDNEDD; via the coding sequence ATGGCCCAGAAAGAAAAGCGCCCCAAAGATTGGACCAGGGAAGAGCGACTCAATGCCCTTCTCGAAGCGGCTAAGCTCTCTGATGAAGAATTGGGGGCGTGGTGTAGGCAAAAAGGACTACACACCCACCATCTGGAAAAATGGCGCAAAGAACTTGCCCAAGAACAACCTAGCGCCGAAAAGGCAACATCCAAACAACTGAAAAAAGAGATCAAAGAACTCAAAAGCGAATTAAATCGAAAAGATAAGGCCCTTGCTGAAACCAGCGCCTTGTTGGTGCTGAAAAAAAAAGCCGATGCAATCTGGGGGGACAACGAGGACGATTGA